From the genome of Chloroflexaceae bacterium:
CTCAGCCGACGCTTTGGTTTTCTCTTCCTCAGACACGCTTGGCTCCACGTCAGTAACTACACGCTGATTTTACGAGACGAGATCAACCAGGGCGCTGTAGAGGAACAGGAAGAACGAGTCGCCAATGAACAGGATCAGGCCGATGATCATCGAGACGGTGATCACCACGATAGTCAGTCGGATCGTCTCTTCGCGAGTCGGCCAGACTACCTTGCGCAACTCGCTCCGTGTCTCGCGGAACGTGCGGACGATGACGTTTTCCCGCTGTTCCTTTATATCTTTGGCCACGCCCATTGCTCGGTTCCTATTCGGGATGCGAAATGGCGGGCGGACGGTCTGGGCGCCAGGTTGACCGGTCTGATGATGACCTCAGGCTTGCATCTTCGCCGGAGTGCAGTACTGACGGCTCTGTTCAGACCGGCTTTCCGCTGCGGCTGCACGCTGCCGCAGCGGAGAGAGGCCTTGAGGCGTCACGCCCACCTGGCGCCTCGCAAAAGAGGTCTCG
Proteins encoded in this window:
- the secE gene encoding preprotein translocase subunit SecE; translated protein: MGVAKDIKEQRENVIVRTFRETRSELRKVVWPTREETIRLTIVVITVSMIIGLILFIGDSFFLFLYSALVDLVS